Genomic window (Arachis hypogaea cultivar Tifrunner chromosome 13, arahy.Tifrunner.gnm2.J5K5, whole genome shotgun sequence):
cttttcttgttttccatatgcatttttaatttgttagtgtctaaaaattaaaaatttctaagtttggtgtcttgcatgtttttcttttcttaaaaattttcaaaaataagttcttggtgttcatcttgacattcaaagtgttcttggtgttcatcttggcattcatagtgttcttgcatgcattatgtgttttgatccaaaattttcatgcattgagtctttttaatatttttctctctcatcattaaaattcaaaaaatcaaaaaaaatatatctttccctttttcttctcataaaattcaaaaatttgagttgactttttcaaaaatttttaaaatctagttgtttcttatgagtcaaatcaaattttcaatttaaaaatcctatctttttcaaatctttttcaaaaatcaaatctttttcatttttcttttatgattttagaaaatttcaaattgattttcaaaatctttttcttatttttatttcatattttcaaaattaatgctaacaattaatgtgattgattcaaaaaattttaagtttgttacttgcctagtaagaaaggttcaatctttaaactctagaatcatatctttttagtttcttgttagtcaagtaatcaactttgatttcaaaaatcaaatctttttaaatttctttttcaaaataaattccaatcacatctttttcaaaatcaatttcaaaatcttttctaacttcttttcttttcaaaaattaagtttcaaatctttttcaatcaatcttatctttttgtttgattcttatctttttcaaaactacctaactaatttcctctcttcaattttcaaaaatcaccttcctcttttttaaaattcctttttaattaactaattgttttaacttttaatttaatttcattttttattttcaaattttgattataattttaatttaaaaacaaaaatattttccttttcttttcaattattttcaaaaattccatccctcatcttcttctatttatttatttatctactaacacccctctttcacTAAAGAATTTGAACCTACTcctatcccttgtgtttggattcttacctttttcttcttctatacttacataaggaatctctatactgtgacatagaggattccatattttcttttctgttttcttatttttcatatgagcaggaacaaggataagaacattcttgtttaGGCTGATCATGAACCTGAAagggactctgaagaggaagctaagggaagctaaagcataactctccggagaaaatctgacagaaattttcgaaaaagaaggagacatggccgaaaataataacaatgcaaggaagatgcttggtgactttactgcaccaaattccaatttacatggaagaagcatctcaatccctgccattggagcaaacaattttgagcttaaacctcaattagtttctttgatgcaacagaattgcaagtttaatggatttccatcagaagatccttttcagttcttaactgagttcttgcagatctgtgatactgttaagaccaatggagttgatcccgaggtctacaggcttatgcttttcccgtttgatgtaagagacagagctagaatatggttggactctcaacctaaagatagcctaaactcttggggtAAGCTGGTTACgattttcttagccaagttctttcctcctcaaaagcttagtaagcttagagtgaatgttcaaaccttcatacagaaagaaggtgaatccctctatgaagcttgggaaagatacaagcaactgaccaaaaagtgtccttctgacatgctttcagaatggaccatcctggatatattctatgatggtctgtctgaattatctaagatgttattggaccattctgcaggtggatccattcacctaaagaaaacgcctgcagaagctcaggaactcattggcatggttgcaaataaccagttcatgtacacttctgaaaggaatcctgtgagtaatgggacgcctctaaggaaggaagttcttgaaattgatactctaaatgtcatattggctcagaataaaatattgactcaacaagtcaatatgatctctcagagtctgaatggattgaaggaatcatccaacggtactatagaggcatcttctgaagaagaagcttatgatcctgagaaccctgcaatagcagaggtgaattacatgggtaaaccctatggaaacacctataatccctcatggagaaatcatctaaatttctcatggaaggatcaacaaaagcctcaacaaggctttaataatggtggacgaaacaggtttagcaatagcaaaccttttccatcatccactcagcaacagacagagaattctgagcagaatctatctagcttagcaaatatagtctctgatctatctaaggccactttcagtttcatgaatgaaacaaggttctccattagaaatttggagggacaagtgggccaactgagtaaaagagtcactgaaactcctcctagtactcttccatgcaatacagaagaaaatcccaagaaagagtgcaaggccattaatttgaccatcatggccgaacctataagggagggggaggacgtgaatcctagtgaggaagacctcctgggatgctcagtgaccaataaggagttttcctttgaggaaccaaaggaatctgaagctcatctagagaccatagagattccattgaacctccttctgcccttcatgagctcagatgagtattcttcttctgaagagaatgaagatgtcactgaagagcaagttgctaagtaccttggtgcaatcatgaagctgaatgccaaattatttggcaatgagacttgggaagatgaacctcccttgctcaccaatgaactaaatgcattggataggcagaaattacctcaaaagaaacaggatcctggcaaattcttaataccctgtaccataggcaccatgacctttgagaaggctctgtgtgacctagggtcaggaataaacttaatgccactctctgtaatggagaaacttgggatctttgaggtgcaagctgccaaaatctcattaaagatggtagacaactcaagaaaataggcttatggactagtagaggatgtgctagtaaaggttgaaggcctttacatccctgctgacttcataatcctaggcactggaaaggatgaggatgattccatcatccttggaagacccttcctagccacagcaagagctgtgattgatgtggatagatgagagttggtcctccaactgaatgaggacaaccttgtgtttaaaactcaaagatctccttctgtaaccatggagaggaagcatgaaaagcttctctcactgcagagtcaaccaaagcccccacagtcaaactctaagtttggtgttgggaggccacaaccaaactctaattttggtgttgaacccccacattcaaactttaagtttggtgttggaaggtcccaacaatgctctgaacatccgtgaggctccatgagagctcactatcaagctattgacattaaagaaacgcttgttgggaggcaacccaatgttatttaattatgtctatttcatttttattgttattttcgtgttttattaagttgatgatcatgtggagttacaaaaactactgaaaaataaaaaacaaaatgaaaaacagcattaaaaccagcacaccctggaggaggagcattctggcatttaaacgctagaaacaagcatctgtctagcgtttaacgccagaaacaagcatctacctggcgttaaacgctagaaacaggctacatttgagcgtttaacgccagaaacaggcagcagtctggcgttaaacgccaggattgcacagtaagggcgttttacatgcctaattggagcagggatgttaagtccttggcccactggatctgtggactccacaggatccccacaggatctgtggaccccacaggatccccaccaccttcttttctctttttcacaCCTTCTTCAtatctctcttccccaaatacccttcaccaatcacctcaatcactctttcccatcaactcttcaccattcacatccatccactcttccccataaaccccacctacctacaaaattcaaaatcttttccctcccaaacctaaccctaatggccgaaccctaatccctcccccactcctatataaacccctcattccttcttcattttcacacaacacaaccctctcttctcccctttggccgaatacaccttctccctccatctctgccttctttttcttattctctttatttctttcttcttttgctcagggacgagcaaatattttaagtttggtgtggtaaaaagcattgccttttgtttttccataaccatcaatggcacctaaggccagagaatcctcaaaaaagagaaaagggaaggcaattgcttccacctctgagtcatgagagatagagagattcatctcaaaggtccatcaagaccacttctatgaagttgtggccaagaagaaagtgatccctgaggttcctttcaagctcaaaaagaatgagtatccggagatccgacttgagattgaaagaagaggttggaaagttctcaccaaccccattcaacaagtcgggatcttaatggttcaagagttctatgcaaatgcatggatcactaggaaccatgatcaaagtgtgaacacgaatccaaagcattggcttaccatagttcgggggaaatacttagatttcagtccggaaaatgtaaagctggcgttcaacttgccaatgatggaagaaaacgcacgctcctacactagaagggtcaactttgatcaaaggttggaccaagtcctcatggacatatgtgtagaaggagctcaatggaaagttgactcaagaggcaagctggttcaattgagaagactggaccttaagcctgtagctagaggatggttggaatttattcaacgctcaatcattcctactaacaaccggtctgaagttactatagaccgggccatcatgatccatagtatcatgattggggaggaagtagaagttcatgagattatacctcaagagctctacaaggtggctgacaagtcatccactctggcaaggttagcctttcctcacctcatttgccacctatgcaattcggctgggattgacatagagggagacatcctcattgaagaggataagcccatcactaagaaaaagatggagcaaacaagagatcatggacctcaacaagagcatgaggaaattcctcaccatgaaatccctgagatgcctcaagggatgcactttcctccatagaactattgggagcaaatcaacacttctctaggagaattaagctccaacatgggacaactaaggatggagcaccaagagcactccatcatcctccatgaaattagagaagatcaaagagctatgagggaggagcaacaaagacaaggaagagacatagaggagctcaagagcaccattggttcttcaagaagaggaagacgtcaccctcactaaggtggacccattccttaatctccttgttcttattttcctgtttttcatttactatgctttatattttatttatgtttgtgtctttactatatgatcattagtgtttaagtgtctatgtcttaaagttatgaatgtcctatgaaatccatcacctctcctaaaatgaaaactgttctaaaaacaaaagatcaAGAAGTACatagtttcgaattcatccttgaaactagtttaattattttgatgtggtgacaatactttttgttttctgaatgaatgcttgaacagtgcatgtcttttaaaattgttgtttatgaatgttaaatatgttagctcttgaagaatgatgaaaaaggagacatgttatttgataatctgaaaaatcataaaaatgattcttgaagcaacaaaaagcaatgaatacaaaagcttgcgaaaaaaaagaaaagaaaaatggcgaaaaaaaagagaaagaaaaagaaaaagtaagcagaaaaagccaaaagctctttaaaccaaaaggcaagagcaaaaagccaatagcccataaaaccaaaaggcaagggtaaaaaggatccaaggctttgagcatcagtggataggagggcctaaaggaataaaatcctggcctaagcggctaaaccaagctgtccctaaccatgtgcttgtggcgtgtaggtgtcaagtgaaaacttgagactgagcggttaaagtcaaggtccaaagcaaaagaagagtgtgcttaagaaccctggacacctctaattggggactttagcaaagctgagtcacaatctaaaaaggttcacccagttttgtgtctgtggaatttatgtatccggtggtaatactggaaaacaaagtgcttagggccacggccaagactcgtaaagtagctgtgttcaagaatcaacatactgaactaggagaatcaataacactatctgaattctaagttcctatagatgccaatcattctgaacttcaatggataaattgagatgccaaaactattcaagaggcaaaaagctactagtcccgctcatctgattggagctaagttttattgatattttggaatttatagtatattctcttctttttatcctatttgattttcagttgcttggggacaagcaacaatttaagtttggtgttgtgatgagcggataatttatacgctttttggcattgtttttacataatttttaatatgatttagttatttttagtatatttttattagtttttaaataaaattcatatttctggactttactatgagtttgtgtgtttttctgtgatttcaggtatttttttgctgaaattgagggacttgagcaaaaatcagattcagaggttgaagaaggactgcagatgctgttggattctgacctctctgcactcaaagtggattttctggagctacagaacttcgaatggcacgctctcaattacgttggaaaatagacatccagggctttccagaaatatataatagtccatacttttctcgagtttagatgacgcaaactagcgttcaacgccagttccatgttgcattctggagttaaacgccagaaacaggttgcaaagtggagttaaacgccagaaacaggttataaactggcgttcaactccaagaaagacctctccacgtgaaagattcaatgctcagcccaagcacacaccaagtgggccccagaagtggatttctgcattatttacttatctctgtaaaccctagtaactagtttagcataaataggactttttactattgtattagacatctcttgggacgtttagttcttagatcatgggggctggcctctcggccatgcctggaccttgctcttatgtattttcaacggtagagtttctacacaccatagattaaggtgtggagctctgctgttcctcatgaattaatgcgaagtactattgtttttctattcaattcaagcttattcctgttctaagatattcattcgcacccaagaacatgatgaatgtgatgattatgtgacgctaatcaccattctcacctatgaacgcgtgcctgacaaccacttatgttctacatgaagatgagatagaatgagtatctcttagatatctaatacaggggaccgagtctgagatattagagtcttcgtggtataagttagaacccatggatggccatttccgagatccagaaagtctaaaccttgtctgtggtattccgagtaggatttgggaagggatggctgtgacgagcttcaaactcgcgagtgctgggcgtagtgacagatgattagccatgcagtgacatcgcattggaccattttcacagagaggatgggatgtagccattgacaacggtgatgccttacatacagcttgccatggaagggagtaggaatgattggatgaagacagcaggaaagcagaggttcaggaggaacaacagtatctctatacgcttatctgaaattctcatcaaggaattacataagtatctctatcctagtttatattttaattatatttttattgtcaattcaccataaccatttaaatccgcctgactgagatttacaaggtgaccatagcttgcttcaagccgacaatctctgtgggatcgacccttactcacgtaaggtttattacttggacgacccagtgcacttgctggtttgttgtgcgaagttgtgacaaagtgtgattcacgtttgagagcaccaagtctttggcaccattgttgatgatcgcaatttcgtgtACCAGCCTGCTACACTAACACATGGATCAAACACGAATTAGACTTTTAACCCAACAAAATATAATGTTTGtcattatcatttattttattgtttactAAACTCGGTAGTATAAAGTCAGAGGCTAAGTGAATCTCAAACAAAAGGTCAATGTTTCGGCTATGGGTCAGAGTAGTATAAGTAGCCGGAATTGGAAACTTAGAATATGGGTTTTCAGATCTTGGGGTTGATCTATATTTTGGGTTTTCTTTGAATGTACTTTTACTAGTGTTAAACCCATGCGATACATGGGCTTACATTTTAATTTGACATgataaatcaaaaataatattctataatcataaatttcttgagtttagtataacactatcatTGTCATTATATAATAAACATATTGAATATgatgttttatctttattcaaagtaaaatgcAAATAGAACCATTTGAAgtctataatattcttgaacTATAAGGAAAGAGACctgaaaaataataacatatataacTGTACTACTAGCATGTCAATTTTACACTAAACTTTATatcaaaaagctaataaaaatttattgacaaCCTAGTATTTGATTAACCtcattagaaaagcaattggcaTATGATGTGATGCTCCctgttacacatttcatttcaagTCTGAAAGTAGAGCTATAGATAAATTAGTTGTATCTATcgtaaatatttgtacaaaagtgtaatcataacatgttattaaaatgaaaatactatttttcttacctaaatattattaagaacttctttgaacacgacatttgttgttgatgactttggattgccgtCTTCGTCTAGAATTAGAACCTTGAGTCTACTGTGACCCTTAACTCTTAACCAAGCAATGTAAAGTTGTCCAAAGATGAACACTGATTTTGTCAAGTAAAGTCCTATATGCAATAATGATTGATCCTTACTCTTGTTGATGGTCATTGCAAAGGACACTGTTAATGGAAATTGTCTCCATTTGAACTTAAATGGAAATCTTGAATCTGAAGGTACCAAGTTCATTCTTGAAATGTACACTTTGTCGCGAATATTTCTATCGGTCACTACCGTCCCTCCAATTATGTTGTTGTCAAGTTCGTTAACTATCCTTGTCCCGTTGTATAAACCtgaagtctggtctatgtttTGCAGTAGCATTATAGTGACTCctggcttcaaagtcaacttatGGTTGGATAGTCTGGAACATTTGATTTCATTTAGAaactctggtgtgaaccactTTTGTTGAACATCTTCATTCTCAAAAGCTTGACATGTTGTGTTAGAACTTAGACACCCCATTTCCTTCCCTGGGaagattgtcaagacaaaatcATTTTACATTCTCGACACTCTCAAGCGTGGGTGTAAGAATTGTCCTACTCTGAAAATACCCGTAATCTGACATGTTTTGTAACAAATCTGGATATGCAAAATCTTCCAAATGAAAGAGAGGGTCATCAACAGTTGTAATCATCAGATCATTTGGAATTTCAACTTCTAACTCATCACTAACTAATATTTCtatttccaacatcaagtatccaattagcaaatctTTTCATTCTACCACCATGTTGATCTGAATaagacattagaagcctcatgTTCGTATGCAGCTTTAGAACCTTACAAAACGACCACAAATGGGATGAGTTGATAGCTAATGACAATATATCGTGTCTAGACTCTTTCGGAATCACCGAaagtatctgtctgaaatcacctcctagaacCACAACCTTATCACCAAATGGTTGATGTGTCTTATGTTGGTCGGCTGACATAAGATCCCTGAGCATTCGATCAAGTGCATCAAAGCATATTTTATTGAACATTCGAGCTTCATACCAAATTATTAAGCTACTTTGGATGAGCAGCCCAGCCTTCAAACTGCCATGCTTGATTTTGTAAGTATATTCATCAGTAATTGTAATGGGTATTGAAAACCTAGAATGAGCCGTTCTACCAGTAGGCAGGAGTAAAGACACAATTCTACTGGATGTGACATTTAAAACAATATTTCCTCTAGATCGAATAGTAGAAGAAAGTCCATTCCAAATAAATGTCTTACCACACCCACTATGCCCATAAACGAAGTAAAAACCACCAGAGTCTATAATAACAGCATTGAGTATCTCAGTGAATACTAATCTTTGCTTATCCGTCATCTTTTGTTTCTTATATAAGTTTGTATTAGTCAACTCATTTGTGTCATATGCTAACTCTTCCTCTATTAGCTTATTCTGTAAAAAACGAACATCAGACAACTCAGGATATGGCATTGATTGATAGTTTCTTAAAGACCTCGCATTGCTGTTGAGtatcttctcaatctcaataagGCAGAGGTTTTTTAATTCGTCATCAGTCATGTTTAGTCCTAACAAAAGCACATGATggttttatgaaatatttaataagtaatttcaaaataaaaaccgttaatattattaataaaaataaagtaattagagaatacaatcttgatataaaaaattacataGTGAAATACCTTGATTTTTCAATGCTTTTCTCCTCTCGTATAGTATTTCGTCAGCTAATAATGTCCAAGTTGCATTCCAAACACGATCTGGTTTACTAACGCTATTAGATATCAGTAGCAACACAAATATttttctcaattgatgaccaGATATAAGTTCAGCTACCTCATTAATAGCTGCAAAGAATTCCCTATCGTCACACAGTAGTCCGATGGAATAGCAAGCATCTTGGAAGTTAGAATGTAATCCCATTAACTGTCCTAATAGAATCATATCATGTGCAACCGCTCTAAATAGttaacaaaattctcatatagTAGATATCACCTGTACTTGGTGGAACATAGTTTAACCTCCCGATAGAATACCCTCTTTTGTGTGGATGTCATTCCCTTACTTCTTTATCATAAATAACTTGATTTGGAAACTCAGCATACGTCAAAGTTTGACCTGCTTCAAATTCTTTGTTGGCCTCCGTCCATGCTAAGAACATCgtacatttttcttcctcttcttccacgaTTTTCTCAAGATCGCCATCATttttaaagatgatattttgctCTCCAGGAAAATAAAAGGTTAATCTCGTCACTAAAGACCATCTCTGATGAATATCATAAGCCAAATTTCTTCACACTTCACATGAAGACAAATACCTACAATCATAAAATTGTTTGATCTCATCAATAACCTGAGCATCCTCTCCACTGGAAGTTTCCTTTGAAACTCCTACTGCTACCCTGTCTAGACCTTTATTCACATACTTGAATAAATATTTGATAACATTTGACTTGTTGCTGTATTCTACATTAACAAGTGCTTGATAAAACATCAGTAGATATGCATTGTATGGAACCACATTCTTATTATCCATATGTACTCCCTTCTTCTCAGTAACTACTCCTGTGTCTCATTTTCTATATGATGGGTATCCACTATCATCGATAATTGTGGTGCTACTGAATATTTTGGGATAATACTTGGTGCAGTACCCAGCTTTCATGCAGGGAGATTTTAAGAAAGTTCTACCACATAGTCCATGAATCATATATGTAGACACAGCTCTAAACAATTTTGGGTACCGAACAGGATCGGGCAACTCTGATGATACTAACCAGTTAATTTGAATTGTCGTTGTTATCTTGTGGTCTCCACTCAACCATAAAAGAATATAAACATGTGGTAGGCATCTTTTTTGAAATTCCATTGTGTATATTCCTtataacaaaaagataaaaaaaaatatgttataaATAAACTATCTAAATtgttagattaggaataattttatttaaaaagtatttaaaatttaaaatataatttataaataattttttaaattaattcatcaacaatattaaaataattacttaacaaTCTAAGaaaatgtatttaaaaatttaaaaagtaacaacctaagtaaataataatttatgatttataaataaaattttaaatttttttagtgacgacacctaagcaaataattAGTTCAACAATATTAAAACTAAATACCTAACAATCTAAGAAAacatatctaaaatttaaaaagtaacaacttaagtaaataataaattataatttataaatcactAACAAAAGTCCTAATACATCCTaactaacaaaaattttcaaatgtagAATTGTTATAGATATAATATCAACTTACATCCTAactaacaatatttttaaattgttatattGTTTAAAAAGTTGCTAAAATacagataaaaataatatatttgttatCACGTAGATAAACTTGAATTAAGAGTTGTTATCATGTTTAAATTGTTATCATACTCATCAATTCTTTGTTTTCAtgttgaaaaccctaaaaatgattttttttt
Coding sequences:
- the LOC140177688 gene encoding uncharacterized protein, coding for MDNKNVVPYNAYLLMFYQALVNVEYSNKSNVIKYLFKYVNKGLDRVAVGVSKETSSGEDAQRWSLVTRLTFYFPGEQNIIFKNDGDLEKIVEEEEEKCTMFLAWTEANKEFEAGQTLTAVAHDMILLGQLMGLHSNFQDACYSIGLLCDDREFFAAINEVAELISGHQLRKIFVLLLISNSVSKPDRVWNATWTLLADEILYERRKALKNQGLNMTDDELKNLCLIEIEKILNSNARSLRNYQSMPYPELSDVRFLQNKLIEEELAYDTNELTNTNLYKKQKMTDKQRLVFTEILNAVIIDSGGFYFVYGHSGCGKTFIWNGLSSTIRSRGNIVLNVTSSRIVSLLLPTGRTAHSRFSIPITITDEYTYKIKHGSLKAGLLIQSSLIIWYEARMFNKICFDALDRMLRDLMSADQHKTHQPFGDKVVVLGGDFRQILSVIPKESRHDILSLAINSSHLWSFCKVLKLHTNMRLLMSYSDQHGEILVSDELEVEIPNDLMITTVDDPLFHLEDFAYPDLLQNMSDYGYFQSRTILTPTLESVENVK
- the LOC140177687 gene encoding uncharacterized protein, yielding MGCLSSNTTCQAFENEDVQQKWFTPEFLNEIKCSRLSNHKLTLKPGVTIMLLQNIDQTSGLYNGTRIVNELDNNIIGGTVVTDRNIRDKVYISRMNLVPSDSRFPFKFKWRQFPLTVSFAMTINKSKDQSLLHIGLYLTKSVFIFGQLYIAWLRVKGHSRLKGASHHMPIAFLMRLIKY